From one Liolophura sinensis isolate JHLJ2023 chromosome 10, CUHK_Ljap_v2, whole genome shotgun sequence genomic stretch:
- the LOC135476981 gene encoding uncharacterized protein LOC135476981, which translates to MYSYSEHLTTKFTGGDMKASHCRQLNDCHVFERMCLESYGNNVFLVAHHETHPDTFMCMQFLKRSIGVVQLKTSRQSNRPSRHLCQDMKLDSIPLISSKGYYDTAIPCPLKGGFDVTIYDSDMSQLCPDSVIPIRLESECEKNEGMLFKFRKTECIHQHLAMKPEQKLFCIATWTDGRYKFVVLRDDSSFRTWCLRYSVAEGDKDRILAYLFMDFVCDPTDRITESTKYLRLEMTRRGLISLCMDEFHHCYADKMYLCHSDMKPHCPLSCGMCNPHGKVHNCQFDKTYHGTWMQSTRHGNRKISVSANELRIEGEGRYTCVRFDNSTTDRALSLLRIFENGCYPRFVCAQFDRPAPSVLHYRLGSSIVWPIFRQKNPYQLICSEKNFRSALARHPGGVPNLQYEIPQKSQTSVVSLNDEQAVFCNLSVEFAAKIAFVDQFNCSGCLSQESAGTSDRLAVHYNNCSHKPGYLEYLCFASFKSIGTYDRVLTRIVGTKERYFCWVFVSTEKILILPGSECSPFDAELALRGHLPPKDILTLYSSTNGTLCDAIQSDQDSFVRIPPNMQQTSASDARQPMSFYHVKIFILVSCVVIHRPFFL; encoded by the coding sequence ATGTATTCCTACAGCGAACATCTCACCACAAAGTTCACCGGAGGAGACATGAAGGCTTCACATTGCCGGCAGCTCAATGATTGCCATGTCTTCGAGCGGATGTGCCTGGAGAGTTATGGGAACAACGTGTTTCTCGTGGCGCACCATGAGACCCACCCCGACACCTTCATGTGCATGCAGTTCCTCAAGCGGAGTATTGGCGTTGTTCAGTTGAAGACGTCACGGCAGAGCAACAGGCCAAGTCGTCATCTGTGCCAGGACATGAAACTCGACTCCATTCCGCTGATCTCAAGCAAAGGTTACTACGATACGGCAATTCCGTGTCCTCTAAAAGGAGGCTTTGATGTGACCATTTACGATTCCGACATGTCTCAGCTGTGTCCTGATAGCGTCATCCCTATACGCTTGGAAAGCGAGTGTGAGAAGAACGAGGGAATGCTGTTCAAATTCAGGAAAACAGAGTGCATTCATCAGCATTTAGCGATGAAACCGGAACAGAAATTGTTCTGCATCGCCACCTGGACGGACGGTCGGTATAAGTTCGTGGTTCTCCGGGATGATTCGTCGTTCCGGACTTGGTGCCTTCGCTACTCGGTCGCCGAGGGCGATAAGGATCGCATATTGGCCTACTTGTTCATGGATTTCGTTTGCGATCCGACCGATCGGATTACAGAGAGTACAAAATACCTAAGGCTGGAGATGACCCGACGTGGACTGATCTCTTTATGCATGGACGAATTCCATCACTGTTACGCAGACAAGATGTACTTGTGTCACTCCGACATGAAGCCTCACTGCCCGTTGTCCTGCGGCATGTGTAATCCCCACGGTAAGGTGCATAACTGCCAATTCGACAAGACGTACCACGGCACATGGATGCAAAGTACGAGACACGGCAACCGGAAAATTTCCGTGTCCGCTAATGAACTACGTATTGAAGGAGAAGGCCGGTACACGTGTGTGCGCTTTGACAACTCTACCACCGACAGGGCTCTCAGTTTGCTGAGGATTTTTGAGAACGGTTGTTACCCGCGCTTTGTGTGTGCTCAGTTCGATAGGCCTGCCCCGTCCGTGCTGCACTACCGCCTTGGTAGCAGTATCGTGTGGCCGATATTCCGTCAAAAAAACCCATACCAGCTGATTTGCTCGGAGAAAAATTTCCGCTCAGCCTTGGCGCGACACCCCGGCGGCGTGCCTAACCTTCAATATGAGATCCCGCAAAAGTCCCAGACCAGCGTCGTAAGTTTGAACGACGAGCAGGCTGTGTTTTGTAATTTGTCCGTGGAATTCGCAGCCAAAATCGCCTTCGTAGATCAGTTTAACTGTTCGGGTTGCCTCAGTCAAGAGAGCGCCGGTACTTCAGACCGCCTCGCTGTGCACTATAACAACTGCTCCCATAAACCGGGCTACTTGGAGTATTTGTGTTTCGCTTCTTTTAAATCTATCGGCACTTACGATCGAGTTCTAACGAGAATTGTAGGAACCAAGGAACGCTATTTCTGCTGGGTGTTTGTGTCCACCGAAAAAATTTTGATCCTTCCCGGATCTGAGTGTAGCCCATTTGATGCCGAATTGGCGTTGAGGGGTCATCTGCCGCCGAAGGATATCTTAACACTTTATAGTTCAACAAACGGTACGCTTTGTGACGCCATTCAGTCAGATCAAGACAGTTTCGTCAGAATCCCTCCCAACATGCAACAGACTTCCGCTTCTGACGCTAGACAGCCAATGTCCTTTTatcatgtcaaaatatttattctggTTTCATGTGTTGTAATTCATCGGCCTTTCTTCTTGTGA